The nucleotide window ataccCAGCTAATAGATTTGCATTTGATGGATTTGCAGTGTACCTTCATGTAAGGCATAAAAGAGCGTAAGTCCATGCTGAATTGGGCAAGATCGATGTGTAAAGTTGTCACAACCAGTGTCGACAAATAATGGACTGCAGTGTTCTGTTTGTGTTTTGACAATTACAATACAAAATTGATGCTGcaaatgatttttgaaaacaattaCCGCTATGGCAGCATCTATCTCTCCCCCCGGTACCCTATTATTAAAGTAAACAGATAAGAAGGGTTAAAACAACGATTAAGTTATCAAAAAGCTTCAACATGGCAGGTTGGATTCGAGAATGCGAGCGAAACAGTTAACGATAGAGTGTAGTTGGGTGTTAGTACGTCAGAGTAGGAATGGTGATGTTGCCTATCCATAGCGGGTCCATGGGGGGAATGCCGAGAGCAGGGATTCCTTCTTCGAGTGCCGCAAAGAAGTTGTTGATGACCAACCGGACGTAATTATCCAACGCTGCGTCCCTGGGCTGCAGAGCTTTTCCTACCAATCAAAAATACGGATGAAGTAACGCAACAACTTTGTCCGTACATGTGTGGTTGTAACAAGAAAACGACTAGAATGAGGCTATGTCGCTGACGACTTTATTCATTAGAATCATCTTCTCAGGGCAATCAtcttttatttgtatttcAAGTGCCTTTTCTCTCttgctttctttctccctATCCAATCTAACAATCTCtaatgaaatgttttcttCGAGCCTTTAACTTTTTAAGTGTTTTGCTTGAATGGGCTCAATCACGACGTTGGAGGTAACCGACCGACAGCTTATGGCATGCAAAGCATTTCCAATGAACGATCCATTCAAACGGCCAAGGACATTCGCCCTCAAAGAGAAAAATCTACGTATCGTGCCTCGTGCCTGTcaaaaggaaggaagaaaaaacgTCATATACCGGATTGCGGGTAGGATGGATTGCCGAGCGGATTGGCGTCGACTAGCAGCAACGACGTGCTCATCAGAGCCAACCAGAAACGGATTGAACATAGGCGAAACATTCTTCTTCTCGAGGAAAACAAGACAGGAATGAATCAATTAACTATCAGCAAAATGTATTTGACCGTACGTCTGGACCGTCGACTGGACTACTGCGTAACAATATTTGACTGGCCtttgttttattccatttAGCGAAACGATGTCGAACGGACTACCGCATGACAACAAAGATAGGGCAAACTAGTTTGATAGGAGCAAGGAAAAAGACGAAACAAAAGCAACGAATTATATCCTGTACAGCTGTCGAATTCAATAATCCTTTAATATGTCTGGCACGTTCTGTTAGCTCCGAGCTGTCATCGCCAATCTCAACGTTCGACAGGTCTTATTATCTTACTTGTTTACTTGTTGAtacattttgttatttctttgctttattttcgttttcacTATCTGTCTAATCTTTTTGCATtcgtattttattttctgtcATTTTCCTTCAAGAGGctgtttgaaatgaaaataaactaTAGTACTCGGCGACTCCTCTTCGATGTTGAATTCAttgttgtttcctttttgcttCAAAGATAGGCGGGGGACTGGAAACCTTTGTGTTGAGGAACTTGCGAAAATCTCCCAACAAACAAGTCATTTCGTTAGGATTACGTGTATCATTATGCAGCCAACGCCCGCCCGTCTGTAGTTTTGGCCCACTAGACGGAAACTCTTGTGGTCCTTTGCTAAATAAAACTGGAttcgggaaaaagaaaaatccaacTGCTTTCCGTttaaagagcaaaaaaatCTAATTACTTATTCGATTCGGAGATGTGCCATACTGGCGGATTTGGCCACCTTAATAAAAGTCATGGTCTTGCGATATAGCCCTCATTCCGCTAGTATATGGAAGTGGAATATTCGTTAGTACACCGCACATTGCAAGCCACTAGCATCGTTATGAACCGTTGCCATTTCGGCCAATGTTCGGGTGTGGCCATCGCTTCTGCATATCTTATGTTATATGGGCGGCAtggctctctctctcccctacAGTATACGTCCTGTATATACGTGCAACCAAGCAGTGACATTCTTCAATTAATCATATTGGACATCCGGCAGAGAAGGCCTCCATTGTTGCTTTGTTCGTACGCGGCTTGGCTGGCCAAAAAGTTACTAGCAAAAATACTGGGACGATCAAGTAATAGTAGCCTACGGGCCTGGAGGACAGATACGGTAGATACACACAGCCAGCCGATGTCTTCCTGGTCTCAAAGGTTGGCCAACTCTCGCGATGTCACGGAGCTTTGATCGTGGAGTGCGCTGCTGTCATGTCTTGCGAGATCATCGCCCCAACTTGTATTTCGCTACTGACGACAGAAGCGGCATATCAGTTAGTTCTTGCTGTATGGCATACATACTCAAGGAAACGAGTGAAGCCAGAGTTTCCCTCGGGGTGTAGCAAGAGAGGTCAATCGATCCTTGCTTTATAACTGACGGAATTCGATTAGTCGTAACTTTGAATCgatccattttgatgacgGGCTGCACGCCGTCCTCTTTCTGCTAATAGCAACAACCGGCAGCCAGAAAATGGCATCGTAACTACGTCTACGATGACATTGTGTATATATACAATAGAGACAACACTGGCGGCTATCGACTAATATATTTGGCCTATAATGGGAGACTTGTCCACGtctattatttttacttttggtTCTCACGCAccctgttgttttttttttttttttgggtttgcCTGTGTCGTCCGGATATAGTCGGTAAGGCGTTAACATGAGAGTGAGGATAGTGGAGGCAGAGAAGAAACAAGCCAAGCGGAAGAGTATATGAGGGAATAGGAGGATCAAATCGATCCGCTAATCAGATCCGCGACGAACAGACTAGAAGTCTGATGTCCTTGCCCAGTCTATTTGTAAGAGTGGCGCGGCTCACGGAAAAGAGGAAATGTACTGGATccttggaaaataaaaaatggactCTGTTCACTGCTACAAAGAAGTCAAAGGGAGCCTTTCGGGAATGTTCAAACTGAGCTAGCCCTCGCTATTAATAAACGGAGGCCAATATTTGCTTCATGTGCGTGTGATATGTGCTCTCGCATGATTAAAGTGAACATTCACACGTCCCGACGGATGAAGATTCGAAAAGGAAATCGGGAACGCTAAAGAAATGGTCAACTAGTCAACGCCAATCCGGTTGGACTAACGTTCGCACATAGTAATTtgaagcaacaaaaaaaaaatatatgaacAATCAACGACGTTGCTAATGTAATGTCATTAAAGTGAATTGTCCTTGGTTTAAAGTCCAAAATGCGCACGGGTTGTGATTTACGTCATTCGCATTTCATTTAACGCGGCGAGTCTTTTGGATCGTTGTACTGTCCGATTAGACTTAGTCAATTTAATGGGAAGTTAACGTAGAGTTGGTTGAGCGTTGGAATTTCATGGATGTTAATAGAAGAACGAGAATATCGAACGATTAACATCTTTGGGCGTCAGAGTTGGTGGTTGACATTAGCTGTCTATATTGGCGCCGTTTCATCGATCCTGGCGTTTTACCACTCGAAAGTGCCAATATTGGCAAAGTTGatgcctttttctttcaaggaACGAAAGCCTCAGACTTCATTCATCGATGTTAGACTAACGTGTGATGTATAACAGTCATGCCTTATCCAGTTTGAAccgggaattttttttaaattccgcGCCAAGAACGCCTAAGGTCTATATGCAAATGTTAAtggttaaaataaaatagcgGACAAATTGCATTAAATTTCTACTAATAAAAAacatctcctttttttttgcgtgtttaGTTTGCATAACAATTGCATGCGGGTCATCAGTTTTTTTCTATAGCACGCGCAGCACTCTACAAGTCCCGTATAATCACAATAGAAATGCGGGA belongs to Daphnia magna isolate NIES linkage group LG1, ASM2063170v1.1, whole genome shotgun sequence and includes:
- the LOC116929488 gene encoding uncharacterized protein LOC116929488, with protein sequence MFRLCSIRFWLALMSTSLLLVDANPLGNPSYPQSGKALQPRDAALDNYVRLVINNFFAALEEGIPALGIPPMDPLWIGNITIPTLTVPGGEIDAAIANTAVHYLSTLVVTTLHIDLAQFSMDLRSFMPYMKIDGLYDLSGIAGVVFPIYGNGPYRLEVFEVNMLGGGSMGLDETGNYLQLTSLEMDVSFTTMVVYFENLLGGGDLGDTLNDILSELGMAIFDMVKPIVIENLTTGIMKVVNNALSQYPIGNLTSAAKFDDWQ